From a region of the Macrobrachium nipponense isolate FS-2020 chromosome 20, ASM1510439v2, whole genome shotgun sequence genome:
- the LOC135220957 gene encoding major facilitator superfamily domain-containing protein 6-like, producing the protein MNINRSLLPIKLHYFLRYAGAAFLATVLPLIVRQKGVSPQGIGFLWSTMPIMGLISNSVSGAFADYFRAHRAVFLCSLAVLTTGLLAAYGLPSLPLDDESTSNTLQDISAQVPILPPDEENTGSSAFNGTSFRFPSGFDRHKDVKGPELITEEGQFSPPVSRNSTGRADSPVDSLALSYLVKYPQFWLIFGALMMKQMGMSTCVMITDAVCLQILGDKRHKYGQQRLWGTIGKGIISVITGALVDLYSKGLPQADYLPAAIICAVIMTSDMVLVSRMNISSSKERKVNMGDVRSVIIHPQAVLFFVTAFVVGTSSGLLSVFKLMYMEDVSNAWDPNFSNLKFLQGLSISVEAFGGDVPFFFVSGMIIKRLGYKVVFVGCLGTLAIRCCIYYTITNPWWFLPVEFLNGITFALFHSCMAAYASHLAPPGAQASLQAVVRAVSLIGHSVAGYLGGVLFQSVGGALMYLSVGIFDAFFCIIFMCSQLLITKHCSSQMPQGGSGNDSSGTPLATSGGESSNNHQASREDSSKDHQDDKEEKETRKSQQEDVQYEK; encoded by the exons ATGAATATCAACCGGAGTCTGTTACCCATCAAACTACATTACTTCCTGAGATATGCAG GCGCTGCATTTCTGGCAACAGTCCTCCCTCTGATCGTGAGACAGAAAGGTGTATCACCTCAGGGAATCGGATTTCTATGGAGTACGATGCCCATTATGGGTTTGATCAGCAACAGCGTATCAGGGGCATTCGCTGATTACTTCCGGGCGCATCGCGCTGTATTCTTGTGTTCTCTTGCCGTTCTCACCACGGGACTCTTGGCAGCTTATGGCCTTCCAAGCCTCCCACTTGATGATGAAAGCACTAGCAATACCCTTCAGGACATCAGTGCCCAAGTTCCAATTCTCCCACCCGATGAAGAAAACACTGGTAGTTCAGCCTTCAATGGAACAAGCTTCCGGTTTCCTTCAGGTTTTGACCGTCACAAGGACGTGAAGGGCCCAGAACTGATCACGGAGGAAGGGCAGTTCTCTCCTCCAGTCTCAAGAAACTCCACAGGGAGAGCAGATTCTCCAGTAGATTCTTTGGCACTATCCTACCTCGTGAAGTACCCTCAGTTCTGGTTGATATTTGGGGCCCTCATGATGAAACAGATGGGAATGAGTACCTGCGTAATGATCACGGACGCTGTCTGTTTACAAATTCTTG GAGACAAAAGACACAAATACGGCCAACAGCGTCTTTGGGGAACCATTGGCAAGGGCATAATATCGGTTATCACAGGAGCTCTGGTAGACCTTTATTCCAAAGGCTTACCTCAAGCCGACTACCTCCCTGCGGCGATCATATGTGCTGTGATCATGACGTCAGACATGGTTCTTGTGTCCAGAATGAATATCTCTTCCTCTAAAGAGCGCAAAGTAAACATGGGGGACGTCAGGAGTGTCATAATTCATCCTCAAGCCGTGCTTTTCTTT GTAACGGCGTTCGTTGTGGGAACTTCCTCAGGCCTTCTGTCGGTGTTCAAACTGATGTACATGGAGGACGTGTCCAACGCGTGGGACCCAAACTTTTCAAACCTGAAATTCCTGCAGGGACTGAGCATAAGCGTTGAGGCCTTCGGGGGCGATGTTCCTTTCTTTTTCGTCTCGG GAATGATCATAAAACGCTTGGGATACAAGGTGGTATTTGTTGGATGTCTGGGGACTCTAGCCATCAGATGCTGCATTTACTATACCATAACCAATCCTTGGTGGTTCCTACCAGTTGAGTTCCTCAATGGCATAACCTTCGCCTTATTTCACTCTTGCATGGCTGCTTATGCCAGCCATCTGGCACCGCCCGGGGCACAAGCGTCTCTCCAGGCAGTTGTCAGAGCGGTTTCTTTGATAG GGCATTCAGTGGCTGGTTATTTAGGAGGGGTCCTGTTTCAGTCCGTCGGAGGAGCTTTGATGTACTTGTCCGTTGGAATCTTCGACGCCTTTTTCTGCATAATTTTCATGTGTTCTCAGCTCCTGATCACAAAGCACTGCAGTTCTCAGATGCCACAAG GAGGTTCTGGTAATGACAGCTCAGGCACTCCATTGGCAACGTCAGGGGGAGAATCATCAAACAATCATCAAGCGTCCAGGGAAGATTCATCAAAAGATCATCAAGATGACAAGGAGGAAAAGGAAACCAGGAAATCTCAGCAGGAGGACGTCCAGTATGAGAAGTGA